In Isoptericola jiangsuensis, the following proteins share a genomic window:
- a CDS encoding ABC transporter permease: MTALTLPARSDAPVGAVRGLVADLGAMAARAVRLTVRDVDSMITAAVLPVVILLMFTYVFGGAMDVGTSYITYATPGIILLAAGFGAASTALFVERDMSGGMIDRVRSMPVVAWTVLAGHVAASLVKNLLTTAIVFAVAWAVGFRPTADVAGWLGAIGVLVLFLHAITWSAVLVGVLVRSPDAASGFTFVVMFLPYVSSAFVPVESMPTWLRGFAEHQPVTPVIESVRGLLVGGTPGAPTGDALTDTIVLAVAWCVGLSAVFAAASAAAFRRRR, encoded by the coding sequence ATGACCGCGCTCACCCTGCCCGCCCGTTCCGACGCCCCCGTCGGTGCCGTGCGCGGCCTCGTCGCCGACCTCGGGGCCATGGCCGCGCGTGCCGTCCGCCTCACGGTCCGCGACGTCGACTCCATGATCACGGCGGCCGTCCTGCCGGTGGTCATCCTGCTCATGTTCACGTACGTGTTCGGCGGGGCGATGGACGTCGGCACGTCGTACATCACCTACGCGACGCCCGGCATCATCCTGCTCGCCGCCGGGTTCGGCGCCGCCAGCACCGCCCTGTTCGTCGAGCGCGACATGTCGGGCGGCATGATCGACCGCGTCCGGTCGATGCCCGTCGTCGCGTGGACCGTCCTGGCGGGGCACGTCGCGGCCAGCCTGGTGAAGAACCTCCTCACCACGGCGATCGTCTTCGCCGTCGCGTGGGCCGTCGGGTTCCGACCGACCGCCGACGTCGCCGGGTGGCTCGGCGCGATCGGCGTCCTCGTGCTGTTCCTGCACGCCATCACGTGGTCGGCGGTGCTGGTGGGCGTCCTCGTCCGCTCGCCCGACGCCGCGAGCGGCTTCACGTTCGTCGTCATGTTCCTGCCGTACGTGTCGAGCGCGTTCGTGCCCGTGGAGTCCATGCCGACCTGGCTGCGCGGGTTCGCCGAGCACCAGCCCGTCACCCCGGTCATCGAGTCCGTCCGGGGCCTGCTCGTGGGCGGCACGCCCGGGGCTCCCACGGGTGACGCCCTCACCGACACGATCGTGCTCGCCGTCGCCTGGTGCGTGGGCCTGTCGGCGGTGTTCGCGGCGGCCTCCGCCGCGGCGTTCCGCCGGCGTCGCTGA
- a CDS encoding DUF4184 family protein → MPFTPAHAAVVLPLRRLGLPLSALVAGATVPDTPMFLPGRPGYDVTHSLWAVLTLDVLLASFAVWLWFAMVRDAYADVTPWVRDRVPARARLSARQWTLVPVAAVLGALTHVVWDSATHEGRPVAETVPWLATEHAGIAGAQWAQWASGVLGLLVVVAYTVRWLAREPVAPRASRVSRPLAWFLVAPAAAVVAGTVALAGADALHHGAVGAAVAGVQGLVLAAAVTGACWHRVVARARRPRPAGVA, encoded by the coding sequence ATGCCGTTCACCCCCGCCCACGCAGCCGTCGTGCTGCCGCTCCGGCGGCTCGGCCTGCCGCTCAGCGCCCTGGTCGCGGGTGCCACGGTGCCGGACACGCCGATGTTCCTGCCCGGCCGCCCCGGCTACGACGTCACCCACAGCCTCTGGGCGGTGCTGACCCTGGACGTGCTGCTGGCGTCGTTCGCGGTCTGGCTGTGGTTCGCGATGGTGCGGGACGCGTACGCGGACGTCACGCCGTGGGTACGGGACCGGGTCCCGGCGCGGGCGCGGCTCTCCGCCCGGCAGTGGACCCTCGTGCCGGTGGCCGCCGTGCTGGGCGCGCTGACGCACGTCGTGTGGGACTCGGCGACGCACGAGGGTCGGCCCGTCGCGGAGACTGTGCCGTGGCTCGCGACCGAGCACGCCGGGATCGCGGGTGCGCAGTGGGCGCAGTGGGCGTCCGGCGTGCTGGGCCTCCTGGTCGTCGTGGCGTACACGGTCCGGTGGCTCGCCAGGGAGCCGGTCGCACCGCGGGCGTCCCGGGTGTCCCGGCCGCTGGCCTGGTTCCTCGTCGCCCCGGCGGCGGCCGTCGTCGCGGGGACCGTCGCCCTGGCCGGTGCGGACGCCCTGCACCACGGTGCCGTGGGCGCCGCCGTCGCGGGCGTCCAGGGGCTGGTGCTCGCCGCGGCCGTGACGGGGGCGTGCTGGCACCGTGTCGTGGCGCGCGCCAGGAGGCCCCGGCCGGCGGGGGTCGCATGA
- a CDS encoding APC family permease: MSRTTEAPEQSGDPAEPGLKRVMGRKLLLLFIVGDILGTGVYALTGQVAGEVGGAAWAPFLIAFVVATITAFSYLELVTKYPQAAGAALYTHKAFGIHLVTFVVAFMVMSSGITSASTASNAFAGFLNDGFGLGMADGSTPLLLIALGFMTLVALVNFRGVGESVKANVVLTLVELSGLLLVIFVGLWGVTQGRADFSRVVVFESGDDKSVFLAVTAATTLAFFAMVGFEDSVNMAEECKDPVKDFPRVMLTGLSVTGLIYVAVAITAVALVPVGDLTDPTKASALTQVVAAGAPNLPFDVIFPFIGMFAVANSALINMLMASRLLYGLANQGVLPRAFGRVHRTRQTPWVSIVVTTLISYGLITYVVRQSGTEAGSDAIALLGGTTSLLLLVVFTVVNVALLVLRRRPVEHQHFRTWTPLAVVGALTCAFLAGPWARSAEQQEQYLIAGALVAVGLVLSFFTWLYRRTAKHEKIHFEHVEDLDTDKPQAGYPKR; encoded by the coding sequence ATGAGCCGGACGACCGAGGCACCCGAGCAGAGCGGCGACCCCGCCGAGCCCGGGCTGAAGCGAGTCATGGGGCGCAAGCTCCTGCTGCTGTTCATCGTCGGGGACATCCTCGGCACGGGCGTGTACGCCCTGACGGGGCAGGTCGCCGGCGAGGTGGGGGGTGCGGCGTGGGCGCCGTTCCTCATCGCGTTCGTCGTCGCGACGATCACGGCGTTCTCGTACCTGGAGCTCGTCACCAAGTACCCGCAGGCGGCCGGTGCGGCGCTGTACACGCACAAGGCGTTCGGCATCCACCTGGTGACCTTCGTCGTCGCGTTCATGGTGATGAGCTCGGGGATCACGTCGGCGTCCACGGCGTCCAACGCGTTCGCCGGGTTCCTCAACGACGGGTTCGGCCTGGGGATGGCGGACGGCTCGACGCCGTTGCTGCTCATCGCGCTGGGGTTCATGACGCTGGTCGCCCTGGTGAACTTCCGCGGCGTGGGGGAGAGCGTCAAGGCGAACGTGGTGCTCACCCTCGTGGAGCTGTCGGGTCTGCTGCTCGTCATCTTCGTCGGCCTGTGGGGCGTCACCCAGGGGCGTGCGGACTTCTCGCGCGTCGTCGTGTTCGAGTCGGGCGACGACAAGTCGGTGTTCCTCGCCGTCACGGCCGCAACGACGCTCGCGTTCTTCGCGATGGTCGGGTTCGAGGACTCCGTCAACATGGCCGAGGAGTGCAAGGACCCCGTCAAGGACTTCCCGCGGGTCATGCTCACCGGCCTGTCCGTCACCGGGCTCATCTACGTCGCGGTCGCCATCACCGCGGTGGCGCTGGTGCCCGTCGGCGACCTCACCGACCCGACGAAGGCGTCCGCGCTGACCCAGGTGGTGGCGGCGGGCGCCCCGAACCTGCCGTTCGACGTCATCTTCCCGTTCATCGGCATGTTCGCCGTCGCGAACTCGGCGCTCATCAACATGCTCATGGCGTCGCGCCTGCTGTACGGGCTCGCCAACCAGGGGGTGCTGCCGCGCGCGTTCGGCCGCGTGCACCGCACCCGGCAGACGCCGTGGGTGTCGATCGTCGTGACCACGCTCATCTCCTACGGCCTGATCACCTACGTGGTGCGCCAGAGCGGCACCGAGGCCGGGTCCGACGCGATCGCGCTGCTCGGTGGCACGACGTCGCTGCTGCTGCTCGTCGTGTTCACCGTGGTGAACGTCGCCCTGCTGGTGCTGCGCCGCCGGCCCGTCGAGCACCAGCACTTCCGCACGTGGACGCCGCTGGCCGTCGTCGGGGCGCTCACGTGCGCGTTCCTCGCGGGGCCCTGGGCGCGCAGCGCCGAGCAGCAGGAGCAGTACCTCATCGCGGGCGCGCTCGTCGCCGTCGGCCTCGTGCTGTCGTTCTTCACCTGGCTGTACCGCCGCACGGCCAAGCACGAGAAGATCCACTTCGAGCACGTCGAGGACCTCGACACCGACAAGCCGCAGGCGGGCTACCCGAAGCGCTGA
- a CDS encoding ATP-binding cassette domain-containing protein, producing the protein MTDPADVVVRAEALTKAYGTGRRRKTVLRGVDLTLHRGEVLALLGPNGAGKTTTVRILATLLPPDSGWLTVAGYDVVTQARHVRERISLTGQHAAVDDKQTGRENLAMMARLSHLPQRTAQARVLDLLDAFDLADVADRQVGTWSGGMRRRLDLAAGLVTRPEVLFLDEPTTGLDPRSRLALWEVVREVVAQGTSLFLTTQYLEEADRLADRVALVDGGRVAAEGTPGELKRRVGEAGLDLVLADADDADRVVRALGAAGVPVVTESAVRVRVPTDGSVGGVRELLGRVEATDVTPLRWDLTAPTLDDVFLTLTGRHARGVDPARSGGDGPPDDDGAAPASARTATEVAA; encoded by the coding sequence ATGACCGACCCCGCCGACGTCGTCGTCCGCGCCGAGGCCCTCACCAAGGCCTACGGCACCGGCCGCCGGCGCAAGACCGTCCTGAGGGGCGTCGACCTCACGCTGCACCGCGGCGAGGTCCTCGCCCTCCTCGGCCCGAACGGTGCCGGCAAGACCACCACCGTCCGCATCCTCGCCACCCTCCTGCCGCCCGACTCCGGCTGGCTCACGGTGGCCGGGTACGACGTCGTCACCCAGGCGCGGCACGTCCGCGAGCGCATCAGCCTCACCGGCCAGCACGCGGCCGTCGACGACAAGCAGACCGGCCGCGAGAACCTCGCGATGATGGCCCGGCTCTCCCACCTGCCGCAGCGCACCGCGCAGGCACGCGTCCTCGACCTCCTCGACGCGTTCGACCTCGCCGACGTCGCCGACCGGCAGGTCGGCACGTGGTCCGGCGGCATGCGCCGCCGCCTCGACCTGGCCGCCGGACTCGTCACGCGTCCCGAGGTGCTGTTCCTCGACGAGCCCACCACCGGCCTGGACCCCCGCTCCCGCCTCGCGCTGTGGGAGGTCGTGCGCGAGGTCGTCGCGCAGGGCACCAGCCTGTTCCTCACCACCCAGTACCTGGAGGAGGCCGACCGGCTCGCCGACCGCGTCGCCCTGGTCGACGGCGGCCGGGTCGCGGCCGAGGGCACCCCGGGCGAGCTCAAGCGGCGCGTCGGGGAGGCGGGGCTCGACCTCGTGCTGGCCGACGCCGACGACGCCGACCGGGTCGTGCGCGCGCTCGGGGCCGCCGGGGTCCCCGTGGTCACCGAGAGCGCGGTCCGTGTGCGCGTGCCCACCGACGGCAGCGTCGGCGGGGTGCGCGAGCTCCTCGGCCGGGTGGAGGCCACCGACGTCACCCCGCTGCGCTGGGACCTCACCGCCCCTACCCTCGACGACGTCTTCCTCACCCTGACCGGCCGGCACGCCCGCGGCGTCGACCCCGCCCGGTCCGGGGGTGACGGCCCGCCGGACGACGACGGTGCCGCGCCCGCGTCCGCCCGGACCGCGACGGAGGTGGCGGCATGA
- a CDS encoding TetR/AcrR family transcriptional regulator, translating into MSTDPTDLTMQRLWGRQPRPRRGPKPALSAERIVETAFELAEADGLDAVSMARVAETLGCSPMALYRHVSSKDELLVLLTDRVAALLPDLTPGLGWRAGLERWTRLQIELVVAHPWYLDLPLATALPGPHRLRWFDQALEALSGVPLPFDEKLGILGLLAQHVLGEAQVQVDTRRAAVATVRATTGVAPDVPDADLDPDAVDRANLYYDFEKLLTSLATPEHYPHLFAAAAAWDPQDAPPASPTDDIAFGIGVVLDGIEVYLRRRTGGAVDSPVPAPADPDRPPTT; encoded by the coding sequence ATGAGCACCGACCCGACCGACCTCACGATGCAGCGCCTCTGGGGCCGCCAGCCCCGCCCCCGGCGCGGCCCCAAGCCCGCGCTCAGCGCCGAACGGATCGTGGAGACCGCCTTCGAGCTCGCCGAGGCCGACGGGCTCGACGCGGTGTCGATGGCACGCGTCGCCGAGACCCTCGGCTGCTCCCCCATGGCGCTCTACCGCCACGTCAGCAGCAAGGACGAGCTGCTCGTGCTGCTCACCGACCGGGTCGCGGCGCTCCTGCCCGACCTCACGCCCGGGCTCGGCTGGCGCGCCGGGCTCGAACGGTGGACCCGCCTCCAGATCGAGCTCGTCGTCGCGCACCCCTGGTACCTCGACCTGCCCCTGGCCACCGCGCTCCCCGGCCCGCACCGGCTGCGCTGGTTCGACCAGGCGCTCGAGGCGCTGTCCGGCGTCCCCCTGCCGTTCGACGAGAAGCTCGGCATCCTCGGGCTGCTCGCCCAGCACGTCCTCGGCGAGGCGCAGGTGCAGGTCGACACCCGCCGTGCCGCCGTCGCGACGGTGCGGGCCACCACCGGCGTCGCACCCGACGTCCCCGACGCCGACCTCGACCCCGACGCCGTCGACCGCGCCAACCTCTACTACGACTTCGAGAAGCTCCTCACCAGCCTGGCGACCCCCGAGCACTACCCCCACCTGTTCGCGGCCGCCGCGGCGTGGGACCCGCAGGACGCTCCCCCCGCGAGCCCCACGGACGACATCGCGTTCGGGATCGGCGTCGTGCTCGACGGGATCGAGGTGTACCTCCGGCGCCGCACCGGCGGGGCCGTCGACAGCCCCGTCCCCGCACCCGCCGATCCCGACCGACCCCCCACCACCTGA
- a CDS encoding acyltransferase, with protein sequence MPVYYENHYLTRPDWPVTGGSVAATLTAHGVTVGDGTVFCDVPRVAFTHATDLEAGVPAAGRRAFRGAITLGAGCYVESGVAPAFPSQPVKLSSIKVNDGPPGRIVVGDRVVLQGVAVVAYDLVEIGDDVIFGPMVTVMDSSGHPLRGRGEPGEAARTRSAPVRIGAGAWIGAGATILKGVEIGAGAVVGTQSVVHESVPAGAVVVGNPARVVKRL encoded by the coding sequence ATGCCGGTCTACTACGAGAACCACTACCTGACCCGGCCCGACTGGCCGGTCACCGGCGGCTCGGTGGCCGCCACCCTCACCGCGCACGGCGTGACGGTGGGTGACGGCACGGTGTTCTGCGACGTCCCCCGGGTCGCGTTCACCCACGCGACGGACCTGGAGGCGGGCGTCCCGGCAGCGGGTCGCCGGGCCTTCCGCGGGGCGATCACCCTCGGGGCGGGCTGCTACGTCGAGTCGGGGGTCGCCCCGGCGTTCCCCAGCCAGCCGGTCAAGCTGTCGTCGATCAAGGTGAACGACGGCCCGCCGGGACGGATCGTCGTCGGCGACCGGGTGGTGCTCCAGGGTGTCGCCGTGGTCGCGTACGACCTGGTGGAGATCGGGGACGACGTGATCTTCGGGCCGATGGTGACGGTGATGGACTCGAGCGGCCACCCGCTGCGGGGGCGGGGCGAGCCCGGCGAGGCGGCCCGCACCCGGTCGGCGCCGGTCCGGATCGGGGCGGGCGCGTGGATCGGCGCGGGCGCCACGATCCTCAAGGGTGTCGAGATCGGCGCGGGCGCCGTGGTGGGCACGCAGAGCGTCGTCCACGAGTCCGTCCCGGCGGGCGCCGTCGTGGTCGGCAACCCGGCGCGCGTCGTCAAGCGGCTGTGA
- a CDS encoding glycosyltransferase — MSTVEISVVIPTYNRSLLLRHTLDALRRQTLDRDLFEVIVVDDGGSDDAEAVVAEFADVLDVTYFWQEDAGFRAGKARNIGTAIASGRYVVYVDTGVLLATGTLAAHLRIHRDSTYPTAVVGYVYGFEVDPSMDGVMAAVDHADADATIAHLHAAGALDVRERQYAELGDAIGSWPAPFDVFWTCHASAERSELLRAGLFDESFTSWGGEDVDLGVRLFQLGDRFVMDRSARSFHWPHAKEVSDLKESSATAAERIHRKYDLWTTSFYGKDLQNEKYSLNKVILMDVERKSGNRPASSATAGPEGSDA; from the coding sequence ATGAGCACCGTCGAGATCAGCGTCGTCATCCCCACCTACAACCGTTCCCTCCTCCTGCGGCACACGCTCGACGCGCTGCGCCGTCAGACCCTCGACCGCGACCTGTTCGAGGTGATCGTCGTCGACGACGGCGGCAGCGACGACGCCGAGGCCGTCGTCGCGGAGTTCGCTGACGTCCTCGACGTCACGTACTTCTGGCAGGAGGACGCCGGGTTCCGCGCGGGCAAGGCCCGCAACATCGGCACGGCCATCGCGTCCGGGAGGTACGTCGTGTACGTCGACACCGGCGTGCTGCTCGCGACCGGCACCCTGGCCGCCCACCTGCGGATCCACCGCGATTCCACGTACCCGACGGCGGTCGTCGGGTACGTGTACGGCTTCGAGGTCGACCCCTCGATGGACGGCGTCATGGCCGCCGTCGACCACGCCGACGCCGACGCCACCATCGCGCACCTGCACGCCGCCGGGGCGCTCGACGTGCGCGAGCGCCAGTACGCCGAGCTCGGCGACGCGATCGGCTCCTGGCCCGCGCCGTTCGACGTGTTCTGGACCTGCCACGCCTCCGCCGAGCGGTCCGAGCTGCTGCGGGCGGGCCTGTTCGACGAGTCGTTCACGAGCTGGGGCGGGGAGGACGTGGACCTGGGCGTGCGCCTGTTCCAGCTCGGCGACCGGTTCGTCATGGACCGGTCGGCGCGGTCGTTCCACTGGCCGCACGCGAAGGAGGTCAGCGACCTCAAGGAGTCGTCGGCGACCGCGGCGGAAAGAATTCACCGCAAGTACGACCTGTGGACCACGAGCTTTTACGGAAAGGACCTCCAGAACGAGAAGTACTCGCTCAACAAGGTGATCCTCATGGACGTGGAGCGCAAGAGCGGGAATCGTCCCGCGTCGTCGGCGACGGCCGGCCCGGAAGGGTCGGACGCCTGA
- a CDS encoding MATE family efflux transporter, protein MIGTLTGPTARQLWRIAVPVTLQTVVFSSKSIVDAAMLGSQAEVDVAAIGIAGRATFVVTIFLVGFTIGGAQVGAQVWGRRDADRERPLRQTVWLTWATASVCGLLACLAFLTVPEQVVALGTDSPTVVGRGAEFLRVVAPTFLLFCWTSSVAAGLRVMRQPGVATLWAVAGVVLNVGLNAVLIFGLLGAPALGIVGAAYGTLASAVVETAGLALHLRLRRHALSRFPRAELRAIRAPQVRRLLTLSLPAAGNSTLWALGSFAFYALVGSTGLSAAAALAVLSPVESLALAFTIGLANAAAVVVGGSIGAGDLTGAYRQARLLVAGSVVVGLGTAVLTWALKSPLLALFPELSPATRDLTGDMFDLMAAGFVLKSVGMVMVLGVLRAGGEVRFCLLLDAGAQWGLLLPVAWLLRDVAGASALVLFAVPLLEEAVRIVVAGARIRSRRWLRDLVVT, encoded by the coding sequence GTGATCGGCACGCTGACGGGCCCCACCGCCCGCCAGCTCTGGCGCATCGCCGTCCCGGTGACGCTCCAGACGGTCGTGTTCTCCTCGAAGAGCATCGTGGACGCCGCCATGCTCGGCTCCCAGGCGGAGGTCGACGTCGCCGCGATCGGCATCGCGGGCCGGGCGACGTTCGTCGTGACGATCTTCCTCGTCGGGTTCACCATCGGCGGCGCGCAGGTCGGGGCTCAGGTCTGGGGGCGCCGGGACGCCGACCGGGAGCGGCCGCTGCGCCAGACGGTGTGGCTGACCTGGGCGACGGCGAGCGTGTGCGGGCTGCTCGCCTGCCTGGCGTTCCTCACCGTGCCGGAGCAGGTGGTCGCCCTCGGGACGGACTCGCCGACCGTGGTCGGGCGCGGCGCGGAGTTCCTCCGGGTCGTCGCACCGACGTTCCTGCTGTTCTGCTGGACGTCGTCGGTCGCGGCCGGGCTGCGCGTCATGCGGCAGCCGGGCGTCGCGACCCTGTGGGCCGTGGCGGGCGTCGTGCTGAACGTCGGCCTCAACGCGGTGCTGATCTTCGGCCTGCTGGGGGCGCCCGCGCTCGGCATCGTCGGCGCGGCGTACGGCACGCTCGCGAGCGCCGTCGTCGAGACGGCGGGCCTGGCGCTGCACCTGCGGCTGCGGCGGCACGCCCTGTCCCGGTTCCCGCGGGCGGAGCTGCGGGCGATCCGCGCCCCGCAGGTGCGGCGTCTGCTGACGCTGTCCCTGCCCGCGGCGGGCAACAGCACCCTGTGGGCGCTGGGGTCGTTCGCGTTCTACGCCCTGGTGGGCAGCACGGGCCTGTCGGCCGCGGCGGCGCTGGCGGTGCTGTCCCCCGTCGAGTCGCTGGCGCTGGCGTTCACGATCGGGCTGGCGAACGCCGCCGCCGTGGTCGTGGGCGGCAGCATCGGCGCGGGCGACCTCACCGGCGCGTACCGGCAGGCGCGGCTGCTGGTCGCGGGGAGCGTCGTCGTCGGGCTCGGCACCGCGGTGCTCACGTGGGCGCTGAAGTCACCGCTGCTCGCGCTCTTCCCCGAGCTGTCACCCGCCACCCGCGACCTCACGGGCGACATGTTCGACCTCATGGCGGCCGGGTTCGTCCTCAAGAGCGTCGGCATGGTCATGGTGCTCGGCGTGCTGCGCGCCGGCGGCGAGGTGCGGTTCTGCCTGCTGCTCGACGCCGGGGCGCAGTGGGGACTGCTGCTGCCCGTCGCGTGGCTGCTGCGGGACGTCGCCGGGGCGTCCGCCCTCGTCCTGTTCGCCGTGCCCCTGCTGGAGGAGGCCGTGCGGATCGTCGTCGCGGGCGCGCGCATCCGGTCGCGGCGGTGGTTGCGCGACCTGGTCGTCACCTGA
- a CDS encoding beta-ketoacyl-[acyl-carrier-protein] synthase family protein, protein MRRTVVTGIGAVTPLGLTLDETWQGLRTGRSGVGALDADWPADVPVRIGALVDDRFADALQVREQRRTDRGEQLALVAGRQAWDDAGAPDVEPERLGVAIGTANGGFGTTLRQHLLLKEQGHRAVSPHAVTMVMNNGPAAWVSIDLGAKAGARAPVSACAAGVEAILAARSMIRDGDADVVVCGGVEATVVDLCVSAFARSRAMSTRNDEPERASRPFDVARDGFVMGEGCVLLVLEAEEHARARGARVRGVVEGGALTSDAHDIVGGEPGNQARTVGLALRSAGLTPADVGFVHAHATSTPAGDVNEARALRAVFGDPPPVTATKASTGHLLGASGPLGVLAALGGLGGLASPGSRRGPTGTAGLDAPGASGDAVVPPTLNLDDLDPQIDLDVVTAARPTTARHALVDAFGFGGHSSALVLSRD, encoded by the coding sequence GTGCGACGGACGGTGGTCACAGGGATCGGGGCGGTCACGCCCCTCGGCCTCACGCTCGACGAGACGTGGCAGGGGTTGCGCACCGGCCGGTCCGGGGTGGGCGCCCTCGACGCCGACTGGCCCGCCGACGTGCCGGTCCGGATCGGGGCGCTCGTCGACGACCGGTTCGCCGACGCCCTCCAGGTGCGCGAGCAGCGGCGCACCGACCGCGGGGAACAGCTCGCGCTCGTCGCCGGCCGGCAGGCCTGGGACGACGCGGGCGCCCCCGACGTCGAGCCGGAACGCCTCGGCGTCGCGATCGGCACCGCCAACGGCGGGTTCGGCACCACGCTGCGCCAGCACCTGCTCCTCAAGGAGCAGGGGCACCGCGCCGTCAGCCCGCACGCCGTCACCATGGTGATGAACAACGGCCCCGCCGCCTGGGTGTCGATCGACCTGGGCGCGAAGGCCGGGGCGCGCGCCCCCGTCAGCGCCTGCGCCGCCGGCGTCGAGGCGATCCTCGCCGCCCGGTCCATGATCCGCGACGGCGACGCCGACGTCGTCGTCTGCGGCGGCGTCGAGGCCACGGTCGTCGACCTGTGCGTGTCCGCGTTCGCCCGCTCCCGCGCCATGTCGACCCGCAACGACGAGCCCGAACGGGCGTCCCGACCCTTCGACGTCGCCCGCGACGGCTTCGTCATGGGCGAGGGCTGCGTGCTGCTCGTCCTGGAGGCCGAGGAGCACGCCCGCGCGCGCGGCGCCCGCGTCCGGGGCGTGGTCGAGGGCGGCGCCCTCACCTCCGACGCCCACGACATCGTCGGCGGCGAGCCCGGCAACCAGGCGCGCACCGTCGGCCTCGCCCTCCGCTCCGCGGGCCTGACGCCCGCCGACGTCGGGTTCGTGCACGCCCACGCCACCTCCACCCCCGCCGGCGACGTCAACGAGGCCCGCGCCCTGCGCGCCGTGTTCGGCGACCCCCCGCCCGTCACCGCCACCAAGGCGTCCACCGGGCACCTGCTCGGCGCGTCCGGACCGCTCGGCGTCCTCGCGGCGCTCGGTGGGCTGGGTGGTCTCGCGAGTCCCGGGAGCCGCAGGGGGCCGACCGGCACCGCAGGGCTCGACGCTCCGGGGGCGTCCGGGGACGCCGTCGTCCCGCCGACCCTCAACCTCGACGACCTCGACCCGCAGATCGACCTCGACGTCGTCACCGCCGCCCGCCCGACGACGGCACGGCACGCCCTGGTCGACGCGTTCGGGTTCGGCGGCCACAGCTCCGCCCTGGTGCTGTCACGGGACTGA
- a CDS encoding O-acetyl-ADP-ribose deacetylase, producing MRITAEQGDITTATTEAIVNAANSTLLGGGGVDGAIHAAAGPRLLATCQELRRSTLPDGLDVGDAVVTPGFDLSAAWVVHTVGPNRHRGQTSPRRLASCFTRSLDVTADAKARTVAFPAVGAGVYGWDPADVARIAVDAVRTWHGENPAAIDEVRFVLFTADVLAMFEAALTA from the coding sequence ATGCGCATCACCGCCGAGCAGGGCGACATCACCACCGCCACGACCGAGGCGATCGTCAACGCGGCGAACTCCACGCTGCTGGGCGGGGGCGGGGTGGACGGCGCGATCCACGCCGCGGCCGGTCCGCGGCTGCTGGCGACATGCCAGGAGCTGCGCCGCTCCACGCTGCCGGACGGGCTCGACGTCGGGGACGCCGTCGTGACACCGGGCTTCGACCTGTCCGCGGCCTGGGTGGTGCACACGGTGGGCCCGAACCGACACCGCGGGCAGACGAGTCCGCGCCGCCTCGCGTCCTGTTTCACACGGTCGCTCGACGTCACCGCGGACGCGAAGGCCCGTACGGTCGCGTTCCCCGCTGTGGGCGCCGGCGTCTACGGCTGGGATCCGGCCGACGTCGCCCGGATCGCCGTCGACGCCGTCCGCACGTGGCACGGTGAGAACCCGGCCGCGATCGACGAGGTCCGCTTCGTGCTGTTCACCGCCGACGTCCTGGCGATGTTCGAGGCGGCGCTGACCGCCTGA
- a CDS encoding ArsR/SmtB family transcription factor, which produces MTRNNEEAASGLFAALAHSGRREILRYLRDRDFVRAGDIGAALAIGPSTLSGHLKVLRQAGLVESRRRGTEIQYRLRMSLVDEAILALMALRREQEATGPDDPEDASSATDEREEPIR; this is translated from the coding sequence GTGACGCGAAATAACGAAGAAGCGGCGAGCGGACTGTTCGCCGCGCTCGCGCACAGCGGGCGGCGCGAGATCCTGCGCTACCTGCGCGACCGGGACTTCGTCCGCGCCGGCGACATCGGCGCGGCGCTCGCGATCGGCCCCAGCACCCTGTCTGGGCACCTCAAGGTGCTCCGGCAGGCCGGGCTCGTCGAGTCCCGCCGACGCGGTACCGAGATCCAGTACCGACTCCGGATGAGCCTCGTGGACGAGGCGATCCTGGCCCTCATGGCCCTGCGCCGCGAGCAGGAGGCCACGGGCCCCGACGACCCCGAGGACGCCTCGTCCGCCACGGACGAGCGAGAGGAGCCGATCCGATGA